The candidate division WOR-3 bacterium genome contains a region encoding:
- a CDS encoding cytochrome c maturation protein CcmE, whose translation MKNKKIKIGIITLLFFLGTIYLIFTGLKKTWVYYYTVEEFFQKNPYVDGKTIRLQGKVVPGTVNKKGNIVEFEIGNNENKIKVIYKGTAPDMLFQPEAQVVVEGVYYKADNLFKAHFLLTQCPSKYQAKEAKEK comes from the coding sequence ATGAAAAATAAAAAAATTAAAATTGGGATAATAACTCTCTTATTTTTCCTTGGAACTATTTATTTAATTTTTACAGGCTTGAAAAAAACATGGGTTTATTACTATACAGTTGAAGAATTTTTCCAGAAAAATCCCTATGTTGACGGAAAGACAATAAGATTGCAGGGTAAGGTTGTTCCTGGAACTGTGAATAAAAAGGGTAATATTGTAGAATTTGAAATTGGTAATAATGAAAATAAGATCAAGGTTATATACAAAGGAACGGCACCTGATATGCTCTTTCAGCCTGAGGCACAGGTTGTTGTTGAAGGAGTTTATTATAAAGCCGATAACCTTTTTAAAGCACATTTCCTTTTAACCCAGTGTCCTTCAAAGTATCAGGCAAAAGAAGCAAAAGAAAAATAA
- a CDS encoding pitrilysin family protein — protein MRIKFEVKRCFLDNGLKILLIPMRREIVSFYIVYKVGSRDEIEGKRGISHLLEHMMFKGTKKLKPEEFSKIIQKMGGIDNAFTTEDFTFYYETVPKDAIFKVIEMEADRMVNLNLEEFESEKNVVIEERKERIENSPFGKFWENFSLLSYTIHPYRYPVIGFEQDILNITKRDLEKWYDKFYSPSNAFIVITGGFEEKEVLKSLKRNFAKIEKKNKIERKIFYEPEQNFERKMVIREKDFLKILGISFHSVSFSHPDFIKLSLFSALLGGMESSRLEKILVLEKNLCNEISTFCEEKLDIGLFIFYAILNKDADFDNVIEIFWKEIEKMLEGDIKDEEVQKVKNMLSSEFLYRMQSTSGRGQIVSHFELNDMFDRIFTYLDEVEQINKDEIIETARKYIKKEKANYLILC, from the coding sequence ATGAGAATAAAATTTGAAGTAAAAAGATGTTTTCTTGATAACGGTTTAAAGATTTTACTTATACCCATGAGAAGAGAAATTGTGAGTTTCTATATTGTTTATAAAGTAGGTTCAAGGGATGAAATTGAAGGGAAAAGAGGTATATCCCATCTTTTAGAACATATGATGTTTAAAGGAACAAAGAAATTAAAACCAGAAGAATTTTCAAAAATAATTCAAAAGATGGGTGGAATTGATAATGCCTTTACAACAGAAGATTTTACCTTTTATTATGAAACTGTTCCAAAGGATGCTATTTTCAAAGTTATTGAAATGGAAGCAGATAGAATGGTAAATTTAAATCTTGAAGAGTTTGAGTCAGAAAAAAATGTTGTTATTGAGGAAAGAAAAGAAAGGATAGAAAATTCACCCTTTGGCAAGTTTTGGGAAAATTTTTCCCTTCTTTCTTATACAATTCACCCTTACAGATACCCGGTAATTGGTTTTGAACAGGATATCCTAAATATTACAAAGAGGGATTTAGAAAAATGGTATGATAAATTTTATTCACCTTCAAATGCTTTTATTGTTATTACAGGTGGATTTGAAGAAAAGGAAGTTTTAAAATCCTTAAAAAGAAATTTTGCAAAAATTGAGAAGAAGAATAAAATTGAAAGAAAGATATTTTATGAACCGGAACAGAATTTTGAAAGAAAGATGGTGATAAGGGAAAAGGATTTCTTAAAAATACTCGGTATAAGTTTCCATTCAGTTTCCTTCAGTCATCCAGATTTTATCAAATTAAGCTTATTTTCAGCTTTACTTGGTGGAATGGAGAGTTCAAGACTTGAAAAAATTTTAGTTCTTGAAAAAAATCTATGTAATGAAATTTCTACCTTCTGTGAAGAGAAACTTGATATAGGTCTTTTTATATTTTACGCAATACTAAACAAAGATGCTGACTTTGATAATGTTATAGAAATTTTCTGGAAGGAGATAGAGAAAATGCTGGAGGGAGATATTAAAGATGAAGAAGTCCAGAAAGTTAAAAATATGTTATCTTCAGAATTTTTGTATAGAATGCAGAGTACATCAGGTAGGGGTCAGATTGTATCCCATTTCGAGCTGAATGATATGTTTGACAGGATTTTTACCTATCTTGATGAAGTAGAACAAATTAACAAGGATGAAATAATTGAGACAGCAAGAAAATATATTAAAAAAGAAAAGGCGAATTATTTAATTTTATGTTAG
- the pilQ gene encoding type IV pilus secretin PilQ — MYKFILNLIFVFSLFAQISDIRIQGEGTNTIVTILVPEDVSYTVFKPTSNVIALDVHTNKTMIAPGSYVINRAGIEKITLETFQRVALTRIFLYTTSTFESYDVRTAEGISFYLLNTGGSEGIYTLKEGKPEFTTEIEEKPPVSTGPSTVKPGEPRISLNLENADIVTVINGIAEYVGLNVVYTTDVKGKVTVMVNNIPWRTALELVLKTVGLSYIEENGVLRIAPPDKLKREEIERRKAEQEAQLLKPLVTRIYKLEFTKPDEVSTSLQKLLTERGRIEKDEHTNSVIVTDIEDIQQKVEQIIKSLDVKTPQVAIEARIVEINTRKLKELGIKWGGRYTGIVQGIPSQQVYIGRNPSESPSEPGPEGTGFSEAGAVTLPAAPGLRFTVGYLSPQTDLFTILATLESEEFARVISSPKITVTDNKQAKIIGGVKIPFITTDVGGNPITRLVDVGIKLEVTPHVNSQNQVTLDLKTEVSQAGEPTPTGQLTILTNEAETRVLLGNGETAVIGGLVSTKRSRASSGIPILKNIPLIGALFGGRTGSVEEREIVIFITPNIITE; from the coding sequence ATGTATAAATTTATTTTAAATTTAATTTTTGTATTTTCTTTATTTGCTCAAATAAGTGATATAAGAATACAGGGTGAGGGGACAAATACCATAGTTACTATACTTGTTCCAGAAGATGTTTCTTATACAGTATTTAAACCAACTTCAAATGTTATAGCTCTTGATGTTCATACTAATAAAACAATGATTGCACCTGGATCCTATGTAATAAATAGGGCAGGAATCGAAAAAATTACACTTGAAACCTTTCAACGTGTTGCTTTAACAAGAATTTTTTTATATACCACTTCTACCTTTGAAAGTTATGATGTAAGAACAGCTGAGGGAATTTCTTTTTATCTATTAAATACAGGTGGTTCTGAAGGTATTTATACTTTAAAAGAAGGAAAACCTGAATTCACGACTGAAATTGAAGAAAAACCCCCTGTTTCTACTGGACCTTCAACCGTTAAACCAGGTGAACCGAGAATTTCACTTAATCTTGAAAATGCAGATATAGTTACTGTTATTAATGGTATTGCTGAATATGTTGGTTTGAATGTGGTTTACACAACTGATGTAAAAGGGAAGGTTACTGTTATGGTTAACAATATACCATGGAGGACTGCTCTTGAACTTGTTTTGAAAACAGTTGGATTATCTTATATTGAAGAAAACGGTGTTTTGAGAATTGCTCCTCCTGATAAGCTAAAAAGGGAAGAGATAGAGAGAAGGAAGGCTGAACAGGAGGCACAGCTTTTAAAACCTCTTGTAACAAGAATTTATAAGCTTGAATTTACAAAACCTGATGAGGTTTCAACATCACTTCAAAAACTTTTAACAGAGAGAGGTAGAATAGAAAAAGATGAACATACAAATTCAGTTATTGTAACTGATATTGAGGATATACAGCAAAAAGTGGAGCAGATTATTAAATCCCTTGATGTAAAAACACCACAAGTAGCAATAGAAGCAAGGATTGTTGAAATCAACACAAGAAAGTTAAAAGAACTGGGAATAAAATGGGGAGGAAGATATACTGGAATAGTCCAGGGAATCCCTTCACAGCAGGTTTATATTGGTAGGAATCCAAGTGAATCTCCTTCTGAACCTGGACCAGAAGGAACCGGTTTTTCTGAAGCTGGAGCTGTAACTTTACCCGCAGCTCCTGGTTTAAGATTTACTGTTGGTTATCTATCACCTCAAACTGACCTTTTTACAATACTTGCTACTCTTGAGTCTGAAGAATTTGCAAGAGTTATATCTTCTCCTAAAATTACTGTTACTGATAACAAACAAGCAAAAATAATTGGTGGAGTTAAAATACCCTTTATAACTACTGATGTTGGTGGTAACCCAATAACAAGACTTGTAGATGTTGGTATAAAACTTGAAGTCACACCACATGTAAATTCCCAGAACCAGGTAACTCTTGACTTAAAGACTGAGGTATCTCAGGCAGGTGAGCCAACTCCTACAGGACAGCTTACAATTCTTACAAATGAGGCTGAGACAAGGGTTTTGCTTGGTAACGGTGAAACAGCCGTTATAGGTGGTCTTGTAAGTACTAAAAGATCAAGAGCCTCAAGTGGTATCCCTATATTGAAAAATATACCTCTGATTGGAGCTCTTTTTGGAGGAAGAACAGGTTCTGTTGAAGAAAGGGAAATTGTGATATTTATAACACCGAATATAATAACAGAGTAA
- a CDS encoding glycosyltransferase family 4 protein, whose protein sequence is MRKKIVEEGVEIIPLNWFFLKNIQFQFFFSFYLKEIKLEKPDFVIFLEESYSTSTFEFSLFFKKVPFVFFSAQNIYKNFPIPIRKMQNYVFKRSKGALAVSKEAEVVLRKWGYNKKIFRFYLGVDPFKFNESKKIEILETLEKPIFAYIGRLTKIKGVYVLIDAFEKFYKKYKKGTLLLVGEGKERVNIKNLLISKKVNFYMLPYISHEEVYSVYKSIDFLILPSLTGKGWKEQFGRVLVEGMAGGVPVIGSDSGAIPEVIGDAGLLFKEGNSEELFRCMERLYLDKTLRDELIRKGFKRVKENFTYEVIAEKLYNFLKSLI, encoded by the coding sequence TTGAGAAAAAAAATAGTTGAAGAAGGTGTTGAGATTATACCTTTAAATTGGTTTTTTTTAAAAAATATTCAATTTCAATTCTTTTTTTCCTTTTATTTAAAAGAGATAAAGTTAGAAAAACCTGATTTTGTTATTTTTCTTGAAGAAAGTTATTCAACTTCTACCTTTGAATTTTCTCTTTTTTTTAAAAAAGTGCCCTTTGTATTTTTCAGTGCTCAGAATATTTATAAAAATTTTCCAATTCCAATTAGAAAAATGCAAAATTATGTTTTTAAGAGATCAAAAGGGGCACTTGCAGTTTCAAAGGAGGCAGAAGTAGTTTTAAGAAAATGGGGTTACAATAAAAAAATTTTTAGATTTTACCTTGGAGTAGACCCTTTTAAATTTAATGAATCTAAAAAAATTGAAATTTTAGAAACCTTAGAAAAACCAATATTTGCCTATATTGGGAGACTCACAAAAATTAAAGGTGTTTATGTTCTGATAGATGCCTTTGAAAAATTCTATAAAAAATATAAAAAGGGTACACTTCTTTTAGTTGGTGAGGGTAAAGAGAGGGTAAATATTAAAAATCTATTAATATCAAAGAAAGTTAATTTTTACATGTTACCTTATATATCTCATGAAGAGGTCTATTCAGTTTATAAATCAATTGATTTTCTTATTCTTCCTTCTCTTACAGGAAAAGGGTGGAAGGAGCAGTTTGGTAGAGTTTTAGTAGAAGGAATGGCTGGAGGTGTTCCAGTTATTGGTTCTGATTCAGGTGCGATTCCTGAAGTGATAGGGGATGCAGGGCTTTTGTTTAAAGAAGGTAATTCAGAGGAACTTTTTAGATGTATGGAAAGGTTATATCTTGACAAAACCCTGAGAGATGAGCTCATAAGAAAGGGTTTTAAAAGGGTTAAGGAGAATTTTACCTATGAGGTAATTGCAGAAAAACTTTATAATTTTTTAAAATCTTTAATTTAA
- a CDS encoding ATP-binding protein, which yields MKFLRLFFVFIFFSLVLLILSLLLKIKENSEIKKEAEELINLFEPSFESILNASYFIDELYYKNLDNLSDFLAPDLKEDSLLKIALVNNFYEITILDKNLKVISSTGRKKNSVIEKKVFEKGRIESIEGDSLFYLLDKGNYYILMIKDIRDLKEKKTESGLKKMLEKLSKEERIEYISLESNGETVFSSKNIEPINEKDLIDKIINKNRILIQKRKIYEEEILEVLKAFFFRNTPIGILRLGISLDRFRNRIFVINLILISGVFLFVFSLLLFILSFYERFKYFPSLILSDYSIYKIENNKLKKVCGKEINLSNLDFKDKRQILCRLNEDYYFVERNNNFVIFLKINEFMELFKEREKKKEEEGILRILSSFAHEIKNPLNSLKLISYRLKDKIKEDYPEFEKALNSLTNSIEEFMNLLRPFYLKKEKVKVKDFIESVIKKIEGDLKDNKIEIVVKGLNKEVFFDLNQMEKVFLNLIRNAIEAQPEGGRIDIEIFEEKGRLMIKVKDYGIGIKRENLDRIFEPYFTTKKSGTGLGLFTVKRIIESHGFEISVSSEEGKGTEFIIKIT from the coding sequence ATGAAATTTTTAAGATTATTTTTTGTTTTTATTTTTTTCTCTCTGGTTTTGTTAATTCTTTCTTTATTGTTAAAGATTAAAGAAAATTCAGAAATAAAGAAGGAGGCTGAGGAACTTATAAATCTTTTTGAACCTTCTTTTGAATCAATTTTAAATGCCTCTTACTTTATTGATGAGCTTTACTATAAAAATCTTGATAATTTATCGGATTTTTTAGCTCCAGATTTAAAGGAAGATTCTCTTTTGAAAATAGCTCTTGTAAATAATTTTTATGAAATAACAATTTTAGATAAAAATTTAAAGGTGATTTCCTCAACAGGTAGAAAGAAAAATTCTGTAATAGAAAAAAAAGTTTTTGAGAAGGGAAGGATTGAGTCAATAGAGGGTGATTCCCTTTTTTATTTATTAGATAAAGGAAATTATTACATTCTAATGATAAAGGATATAAGGGATCTTAAAGAAAAAAAGACTGAATCAGGCTTAAAGAAAATGCTTGAAAAATTAAGTAAAGAAGAAAGAATAGAATATATTTCTCTTGAATCAAATGGTGAAACTGTTTTTTCTTCAAAAAATATTGAGCCTATTAATGAGAAGGATTTGATTGATAAAATAATAAATAAAAATAGGATTCTTATACAGAAAAGAAAAATTTATGAAGAGGAGATACTTGAGGTTTTAAAAGCCTTTTTTTTCAGAAATACTCCTATTGGTATTCTCCGTCTTGGTATTTCACTTGACAGGTTTAGAAACAGGATTTTTGTTATTAACCTTATACTTATATCAGGAGTTTTTTTATTTGTTTTTTCCCTTCTTTTATTTATTTTAAGTTTTTATGAGAGATTTAAATATTTTCCTTCTTTAATTTTGTCAGATTACTCCATTTATAAAATAGAAAATAATAAATTGAAAAAAGTTTGTGGTAAAGAAATTAACTTGTCAAATTTGGATTTTAAAGATAAAAGGCAGATTTTATGTAGATTAAATGAAGATTATTATTTTGTGGAAAGAAATAATAATTTTGTAATTTTTTTAAAGATCAATGAGTTTATGGAATTATTTAAAGAAAGGGAGAAAAAGAAAGAGGAGGAGGGTATTTTGAGGATTTTATCAAGTTTTGCTCATGAAATAAAGAATCCTTTGAATTCCCTGAAATTAATATCATACAGATTAAAGGATAAAATAAAGGAGGATTATCCTGAGTTTGAAAAAGCTTTAAATTCTTTAACAAATTCTATTGAAGAATTTATGAATTTATTAAGACCTTTTTATCTTAAAAAAGAGAAGGTAAAAGTAAAGGATTTTATAGAAAGTGTTATTAAAAAAATTGAAGGGGATTTAAAAGATAATAAAATTGAAATAGTTGTAAAAGGCTTAAATAAAGAAGTATTTTTTGATTTGAATCAGATGGAAAAAGTTTTTTTGAATCTGATAAGAAATGCTATAGAGGCTCAGCCTGAGGGTGGAAGGATAGATATAGAAATTTTTGAGGAAAAGGGGAGATTAATGATAAAGGTAAAAGATTACGGAATAGGTATAAAAAGAGAAAATTTAGATAGAATTTTCGAGCCTTATTTTACAACAAAAAAAAGTGGAACAGGACTTGGTCTTTTCACTGTAAAGAGAATTATAGAAAGTCATGGATTTGAAATTTCTGTGAGTTCAGAGGAAGGTAAAGGGACAGAGTTTATAATAAAAATTACCTGA
- a CDS encoding pitrilysin family protein — protein sequence MLEKVYKGEISNKIKVYYVKNDELPLISFAIGFCSGSYLDPKGKEGLFYLTSSLIDKGHDTLSTFKIREFFDNIGAKFNITSSKNMLSIKILSEDKFFERIVDFIRELIFYPPFKEEEIEKEKNRIISEILQDEEDPETVISKKFYEVLYENTPLSHPLEGYVESINSIEKKDIEEFYREKVLRRKIFIAGTGSIDFDIFLKKFEDFFENLDEFNFNYPEFKKDKVDKKIFLIKKKVNQVFVRLGQFSLNRKDKNYHKLILSNYILGGGAVASRLYTKIRNELGFVYTIYSKFNNLDPFKGAFYYYFQTGTENFERAMKILIDEIKKFKLKGLKERELKEAKGFFKGSIPREIETYPQITNILLSALYYELKPSYLYDTLNKILETNKEELFEFIKNFYDYENICGAIVVPENYDYSFLSDIFPEHKIELM from the coding sequence ATGTTAGAGAAAGTTTACAAAGGTGAAATTTCAAATAAAATAAAAGTTTATTATGTAAAAAATGATGAGTTACCTTTAATTTCTTTTGCGATAGGATTCTGTTCAGGAAGTTATTTAGATCCAAAAGGTAAAGAAGGTTTATTTTATCTTACTTCAAGTCTTATTGACAAGGGTCATGATACACTTTCTACTTTTAAGATAAGGGAATTTTTTGATAATATTGGGGCTAAGTTTAACATTACAAGTTCAAAAAATATGCTCTCTATAAAAATCCTTTCAGAAGATAAATTTTTTGAAAGAATAGTTGATTTTATAAGGGAATTAATTTTTTATCCTCCTTTTAAAGAAGAAGAAATTGAAAAAGAAAAAAATAGAATAATTTCAGAAATTTTACAAGATGAAGAAGATCCTGAAACTGTAATATCAAAAAAATTTTATGAAGTTTTATACGAAAATACACCCCTATCACATCCCCTTGAAGGTTACGTAGAGAGTATTAATTCAATAGAAAAAAAAGATATTGAAGAATTTTACAGAGAAAAAGTTTTGAGAAGAAAAATTTTCATAGCAGGAACAGGTTCTATTGATTTTGACATATTTTTAAAAAAGTTTGAAGATTTTTTTGAAAACTTAGATGAGTTTAATTTTAATTATCCAGAGTTTAAAAAGGATAAAGTTGATAAGAAAATTTTTTTAATAAAAAAGAAAGTTAATCAGGTATTTGTAAGACTTGGACAATTTTCTTTAAACAGAAAGGATAAGAATTATCATAAGTTAATTCTTTCTAACTATATACTCGGGGGAGGAGCAGTTGCTTCAAGACTTTATACAAAGATTAGGAATGAACTTGGATTTGTTTACACAATTTATTCAAAATTTAATAACCTTGATCCTTTTAAAGGTGCCTTTTATTATTACTTCCAGACAGGGACAGAAAATTTTGAAAGGGCAATGAAAATTTTAATTGATGAAATCAAAAAATTTAAATTAAAAGGGTTAAAGGAAAGGGAATTGAAAGAAGCAAAAGGTTTTTTCAAGGGTTCCATACCAAGAGAAATTGAAACCTATCCCCAGATCACAAATATTTTACTCTCTGCCTTATATTATGAACTTAAACCTTCTTACCTTTACGATACCTTAAATAAAATTTTAGAAACAAATAAGGAAGAATTGTTTGAATTTATAAAAAATTTTTATGATTATGAAAACATATGTGGGGCTATAGTAGTTCCTGAAAATTACGATTATTCTTTTTTAAGTGATATTTTCCCTGAACATAAAATAGAATTAATGTAA
- a CDS encoding sigma-70 family RNA polymerase sigma factor, with protein MNKEKELEIIYKKFSKDVYSYLLFLSLSREEAEDILQDVFIKFWKLFDRLKNLENIKAYLLKMARNRLIDLKRREKNIKFVELNEEIFDIKSEDPADKIKKIEFVKKILENLEEEEREIIILRFYENLKFREISEILSINENTLRVKYLRILEKIRKYVYNYNYEK; from the coding sequence TTGAATAAGGAAAAGGAACTTGAAATAATTTATAAAAAATTCAGTAAAGATGTTTATTCTTATCTTTTGTTTCTCTCCCTTTCAAGAGAAGAAGCAGAAGATATTTTGCAGGATGTTTTTATAAAATTCTGGAAATTATTTGATAGATTAAAAAATTTGGAAAATATAAAAGCTTATCTTTTGAAAATGGCAAGAAACAGATTAATAGATTTAAAAAGAAGAGAAAAAAATATAAAGTTTGTAGAATTAAATGAGGAAATTTTTGATATTAAAAGTGAAGACCCAGCTGATAAAATAAAAAAGATAGAGTTTGTTAAAAAAATATTAGAAAATTTAGAGGAAGAAGAAAGAGAAATAATTATTTTAAGATTTTATGAAAATTTAAAATTTAGAGAGATTTCTGAGATTCTTTCTATTAATGAAAATACTTTGAGGGTTAAATATTTAAGAATTCTTGAAAAAATAAGAAAATATGTTTATAATTATAACTATGAAAAATAA
- a CDS encoding HD domain-containing protein, which yields MKKIYVKDLIKSEGSFEDIFYLHSLKNSSGKKGDYIELLISDKTGELKAYLFDINVNLEEGIYKVKGEIGVYKEEKRVIIKEAEKVEEVESIKEEFIPASPIPKEILKKEILKEIDSLNNIFLKELLSKIFKGEFLENFLEAPAAVKYHHAYSGGLAEHTLNVVKIVKAISECYNSINRDLLIAGALLHDLGKVLSYKIDFKSSMTDEGRLLDHIYLGMKKIDEEIEKFNKERESGGIFKSKFPEDLRLNLLHLIASHHGTKSQGALTLPMTKEAYILYMADMLDAEIYKFDEAIKMAQEGERWSPYHSKLKKSVFLGGEIEND from the coding sequence ATGAAAAAAATTTATGTAAAAGATTTAATAAAATCAGAAGGAAGTTTTGAAGATATATTTTATTTGCATTCTCTTAAAAACTCGTCAGGTAAAAAGGGAGACTATATTGAACTCTTAATCTCTGATAAAACAGGAGAATTAAAAGCTTATCTTTTTGATATAAATGTTAATTTGGAGGAAGGAATATATAAAGTAAAGGGAGAAATAGGAGTATATAAGGAGGAAAAAAGAGTAATAATAAAAGAAGCTGAAAAAGTTGAAGAGGTTGAATCAATAAAAGAGGAATTTATCCCTGCATCACCGATTCCAAAGGAAATTCTTAAAAAGGAAATCTTAAAAGAAATAGATTCTCTTAATAACATCTTTTTAAAGGAATTACTTTCAAAAATTTTTAAAGGAGAATTTCTTGAAAATTTCCTTGAAGCACCAGCTGCTGTTAAATACCACCATGCTTACTCAGGAGGGCTTGCTGAACATACACTTAATGTAGTAAAAATAGTAAAAGCCATTTCTGAATGTTATAATTCTATAAACAGGGATTTACTTATAGCAGGTGCTCTTTTACATGACTTAGGAAAAGTTTTATCATACAAAATAGATTTTAAATCAAGTATGACAGATGAAGGAAGGCTTCTTGACCATATATATCTTGGAATGAAAAAAATTGATGAGGAAATTGAAAAATTCAACAAAGAAAGAGAATCTGGGGGAATATTTAAATCAAAATTTCCAGAAGATTTGAGGCTCAATCTTTTGCACCTTATAGCATCACATCATGGAACAAAAAGTCAGGGAGCTTTAACTCTCCCAATGACAAAAGAAGCCTATATCCTTTATATGGCTGATATGCTTGATGCTGAGATTTATAAATTTGATGAAGCAATAAAAATGGCACAAGAGGGTGAAAGATGGTCACCCTATCATTCTAAATTAAAAAAATCTGTATTTTTAGGAGGTGAAATAGAAAATGATTAA